The DNA region CGACCAGTTCGGCCACGGTTTCGCCGAACTGCGCTTGCAGCGCTTCCTTGGCAATACCGGTGTCTTCGATTACGTCATGCAGCATCGCAGCCATCAGGCTCTGATGGTCCATGTGCATGTCGGCAAGAATATTCGCAACCGCGAGTGGGTGCGTGACGTACGCCTCGCCGCTACGGCGGCGCTGGCCATCGTGGGCTTGTTCGGCGTAGAAGTACGCTCGGCGGACCAGGTTGACCTGGTCCTTGCCGAGGTAGGTCGATAAGCGATCGGCGAGGGCGTCTATGCTCGGCATGATGAAACCTGCCGTTCGCTGTGACCCCGCGCCGTGCTACGTCGACCAGGCATGGCTTAGACTGCCTCGTTGGACTCGTCCTCGAACGCTGCGAACAGCGGTTCGTCTTCGACGATTTCAGCGTTGGCGATGAACTCGTAGCTCATCAGGCCTTCAGCGATTTCACGCAAGGCTACAACGGTAGGCTTGTCGTTTTCCCACTGAACCAGTGGCTCTTTGCCGCCGGTGGCCAGTTGACGGGCACGCTTGGTAGACAGCATGACCAGCTCAAAGCGGTTTTCCACGTGGTTTAGGCAATCTTCAACGGTTACGCGGGCCATGGTATTCCTCGGAGCGAATGCAATATGCGCGCTGCCCGGTTGGGCGAGCGGACTCAACAGTTTAAAAAATCACCAGCGATTAGGGAAGCGCTGATTTTTTGACCAAGCCCTTCAACGCGCTGCAAGTGCCAATGTAAAGCCCTTGCAACGGTTTTGGGAAGAGCTGTTTAGCCGAGCAATTCGGCCAAAAGTTTTCCGTTACGCTGCTGCTGACGCTTCTGATGCAGCTGATTGGCACGGAAAATCGCCTGCAAATCGCGCAGTGCGTGGGCGAAATCGTCGTTGATGATCAGGTAATCGTAGTCGACGTAGTGGCTCATTTCGCTGACGGCTTCGCGCATCCGGCCTTCGATGATCTCGTCGCTGTCCTGGCCACGATTGGTCAGGCGCTGGTGCAAGGCCTGCAGGGACGGCGGCAGAATGAAGATCGAACGGGCCTGAGGCATCAACTTGCGTACTTGCTCGGCGCCTTGCCAG from Pseudomonas sp. ACM7 includes:
- the rpoZ gene encoding DNA-directed RNA polymerase subunit omega; amino-acid sequence: MARVTVEDCLNHVENRFELVMLSTKRARQLATGGKEPLVQWENDKPTVVALREIAEGLMSYEFIANAEIVEDEPLFAAFEDESNEAV
- the gmk gene encoding guanylate kinase yields the protein MTHSTGTLYIISAPSGAGKSSLVKALTDADQEIRVSVSHTTRAMRPGEVNGVNYHFVERSEFVKMIEHGDFLERAEVFGNLYGTSQSHLQQTLDEGHDLILEIDWQGAEQVRKLMPQARSIFILPPSLQALHQRLTNRGQDSDEIIEGRMREAVSEMSHYVDYDYLIINDDFAHALRDLQAIFRANQLHQKRQQQRNGKLLAELLG